The Neisseria subflava genomic interval TCTGAACCACCATTCAGACAACCGCGCAAAGCAGTGAGCAGACTGGTTTGCCATCATGCGGATACAGCCGAAAATCTCAGGTTCAAGGACAGATAGGGTCATCCGCGCACAGGTGCGCGGGCGGCATCTGAACAAAAAATCCGGAGAAACTTGAGAATGACTGCTCTGAAAACCACCCCATTTCATCAAGCCCATCAAGATGCAGGCGCGAAGCTGGTCGATTTTGCCGGCTGGGAGCTGCCCATCCATTATGGTTCGCAAATCGCCGAACACGAAGCCGTGCGTACCGACGCAGGCATGTTCGACGTATCCCACATGCTCGTTACCGACGTCGCCGGAGCGAACGCAAAAGCCTTTTTCCGCAAACTGATTGCCAACGACGTTGCCAAACTCGCCTTCGTCGGCAAAGCCCTTTATTCCGCGCTGCTCAACGACAACGGTGGTGTGATTGACGACTTGATCGTTTACCGCACCAACGAAGCCGAAACCCAATACCGCATTGTATCCAACGGCGCGACCCGCGAGAAAGACACCGCCCAGTTCCACAAAGTCGGACAAGAATTCGGCGTCGCCTTCAACCCTCGTTACGACCTCGGTATGCTTGCCGTGCAAGGTCCTAAAGCCATCGAAAAACTCCTGACCGTCAAACCCGAATGGGCGGATGTCATCCACAACCTCAAACCGTTCCAAGGCGCGGATTTGGGCAACGACTGGTTCGTCGCCCGCACCGGCTACACCGGCGAAGACGGCGTCGAAGTCATCCTGCCCGGCACTGAAGCCGTCGCATTTTTCAAAGCCCTGCAACAAGCCGGCGTACAGCCCTGCGGCCTCGGCGCGCGCGACACCCTGCGCATGGAAGCCGGCATGAACCTCTACGGCAACGATATGGACGACGACACCAGCCCGCTCGAAGCAGGCATGGGTTGGACTGTTGATTTGAAAGACGAAAACCGCGATTTCGTCGGCAAAGCCGCCTTGCTGGCATTGAAAGAAAAAGGCGTTGCCGTCAAACAAGTCGGTTTGCTGCTCGACAAAGGCGGCATCCTGCGGGCGCATATGGAAGTGTTGACCGACAAAGGCAAAGGCGAAACCACCAGCGGCGTATTCTCGCCCAGCCTGAAACAATCCATCGCCATCGCCCGCGTGCCGAAAGATTTTGACGGCGATACCGCCAAAGTGCTGATGCGCGGCAAGGAAGTGGACGTGCGCGTATTGAAGCTGCCGTTTGTACGCAACGGACAGAAACAGTTTTAAACGTTGGATTAGTTTTCGTAACGAGGACGTGCTTTACTGTCCTCTTCATAAAATTATGAATTCAAAATGAAATAGGTAACTTTTATGAGAAAAATTAAGGTTATAACAATTGCAGCTACATTTTGGGTAATAGTTACGGGGTTTGCTTTTGCTAAAGAGATTTATCCTTTTGATTTGGTGAAAAAACAGCCGTATAAAGCAATTTGGGGACAAGAAGTATGGCGAGAAGCCAGAGATAAAAATGATG includes:
- the gcvT gene encoding glycine cleavage system aminomethyltransferase GcvT, coding for MTALKTTPFHQAHQDAGAKLVDFAGWELPIHYGSQIAEHEAVRTDAGMFDVSHMLVTDVAGANAKAFFRKLIANDVAKLAFVGKALYSALLNDNGGVIDDLIVYRTNEAETQYRIVSNGATREKDTAQFHKVGQEFGVAFNPRYDLGMLAVQGPKAIEKLLTVKPEWADVIHNLKPFQGADLGNDWFVARTGYTGEDGVEVILPGTEAVAFFKALQQAGVQPCGLGARDTLRMEAGMNLYGNDMDDDTSPLEAGMGWTVDLKDENRDFVGKAALLALKEKGVAVKQVGLLLDKGGILRAHMEVLTDKGKGETTSGVFSPSLKQSIAIARVPKDFDGDTAKVLMRGKEVDVRVLKLPFVRNGQKQF